The genomic stretch GGATGTGTATATCGGGCATCTGCAGATACAGCCCAACACGGGTGAGACTGTTATTGCGAAATCTGAAAGCGTGCTGTCAAAAGTCCAGGGAATAAAAGGCATTGCAGGGGCTGCGCCGCGGATAAACGGTGGCGTGGATATAGAATCGAAAACAGAAAAGGTCGGTATAGCGATATTCGGTATCAAACCGTCGCTTGAGGAAAAAGCTTCCACGCTGGCTAAAACCATGGAGAGAGGTGAGTTCCTCGACGACAAGGACAAAAATGAACTGCTGATCGGCACGTCACTTTCAGAGGTCTTGAAAGTCGATGTGGGAGATACGGTCCTTGTCCAGTACCAGGACAGACAGCCGGTGGAGTTCAGGATAAAGGGCATTGTCAGCACGGGAACCTGGGAACTTGACAGGTACGGCATAATCTCCACATACGATACCGTCAAAGAGCTTATCGAAAAAGAGGATGCCACGAGCATACTGATAAGGCTTGAAAACCCCGAGGATTCGATGAAGTTCAAGACCATGATCCAGAAAGAGACAGCGCTTTCCAATGTAAAGACCTGGCAGGAGCTTTCTGCCGGCATGGCGGGTATGATCGAGACGTTCGGGGCAATCTCCCTCCTGACCTCTGCTATCTCCATTTTTGTTGCAGCAATCGCGATAAGCCTGATAATATATACAACAGTGAAAAACAAGATACGCGAGATAGGGGTGCTAAAAGCGATAGGTGCAAGAGGCTCAGTGATACTTAGGATCTATCTTGCCGAGGCTCTCTTCATAGGGATCATAGGGACAGCTCTGGGCACTATGATCGGAATGTTCCTCATAAACGGGATGCAGCAGCATCCCATCATAATGCGGCCTGAATACGGCATGAAACTCGTTATTACACCATGGATATCCTCAAGATCAATAATCGCGGCCGATCTCTCCATCCTCCTGACCTGTATCATTGGCGGGATATATCCTGCTATCATCGCTGCGAGGACAAATATTATAAAAGCAATATGGAGTGGATAGGTTGATCGAACTTTCAGATGTTAAGAAAATATACTACATGGGAAAGGTCGAGGTGCCTGCTCTTCGTGGCATTGATCTGAATATTGAAAAGGGGGAATTCGTTGCCCTCATGGGCTCCTCGGGGAGCGGGAAATCAACGCTGCTCAACATGATAGGGCTCCTGGATACACCTACATCTGGGAAAATCGTCATCGAGGGCATTGACGTGTCCTCATTGAATGAGAATGAGAGGGCAGATTTCAGGTTGAAAAAACTTGGGTTTGTGTTCCAATTCTTCAGCCTGCTCATGGAACTGGATGCGCTTGAGAACGTCGCCCTTCCAATGATCATGGATGA from Candidatus Methanoperedens sp. encodes the following:
- a CDS encoding ABC transporter permease, giving the protein MKAWLFLAIKDLSKRRRETLMVILAITIGVVGPLFTTALNNGMQNAFVGNAVDVYIGHLQIQPNTGETVIAKSESVLSKVQGIKGIAGAAPRINGGVDIESKTEKVGIAIFGIKPSLEEKASTLAKTMERGEFLDDKDKNELLIGTSLSEVLKVDVGDTVLVQYQDRQPVEFRIKGIVSTGTWELDRYGIISTYDTVKELIEKEDATSILIRLENPEDSMKFKTMIQKETALSNVKTWQELSAGMAGMIETFGAISLLTSAISIFVAAIAISLIIYTTVKNKIREIGVLKAIGARGSVILRIYLAEALFIGIIGTALGTMIGMFLINGMQQHPIIMRPEYGMKLVITPWISSRSIIAADLSILLTCIIGGIYPAIIAARTNIIKAIWSG
- a CDS encoding ABC transporter ATP-binding protein, which codes for MDRLIELSDVKKIYYMGKVEVPALRGIDLNIEKGEFVALMGSSGSGKSTLLNMIGLLDTPTSGKIVIEGIDVSSLNENERADFRLKKLGFVFQFFSLLMELDALENVALPMIMDDRRYDRAASLLEVVGISERAAHFPSELSGGQQQRVAIARALANEPAILLADEPTANLDTESSNQIVGLFRELNDNGQTIIMVTHEPDLGEKADRIIRIKDGKVVP